GAAAAGCTTGTATCTTGACTCGTATCTCATCTCTGTAACACTCGTTTAGTTTTCAAGGATCAAGAACAGGATGTTCATTGTCCAGCGTTGCGACAAGACGTCGCGTTCTTCGCTGGGCTACCATCACCGCGTGTCTCTCGCGGCGACAAGAGCTATCTTAACATGGCGGGGAGGCTTGTCACAACTCTACTTTTCATCATATTTCCATTAATAAGAACAAACCTCGCCGTTCTGCGAGGTTTGCTCTGCGATCCTTCACATTTTGTTATTGTGCTCTACATTCCTGCAGTTCTTGCATTTGGCTTACGCAGATAGCGCGCCCAAACGCCTGCCACCCACAGGGCGAACTGCACAACCGTCAGCAACAACACGAGCATTCCGTCCCAGAAGACGAGCGGCGAACTGACTTCCGATCTCACTTCATCCACCGCCTGTGTCAGCGCCAACCACGTCGCCGGCGCCATATACAATCCGATCAGCAGGATGACCACAAGAAACGCCAGCCCGTAGAACACTCCAAACCACGTCGCCTGACGCTGTTCCCGCGGCTGCAATGTCTGCCAAGCGCACAACGCTTCCGAGGAGCGCAGGAACGTTTTTTTCAAGTACAGCTTGGCGTCCCCGGACAGATTGGCCGCATTGGTCGCCGTGATGATCACAAAATACAGGTCGGTGCGCAGGAAGATCATCAGCTGCGACAGGAACTGAGACAAGGTGATCAGCGCTGTCATCTGGCACAGGCGGAACCAGAACCCGCCCTCCGGCAGCCAGAACTGCAGGAACAGCGAGAGGAACAGCACCGTGCTGTCAAAAAACATCCCAGCGAAAAACGGCACATAGCGAGTGTTTCGAGCCTTCGCCCAGAGCCCGGTCATCTCTGCCTCGACCACCACCCAGAACCAGCGGACGCTGAGCTTTAACTTCACCGGCGCGCCAGAAGCAGCCGCGGCCAGCATGTGCGCGCATTCATGCAACATGAGCAGTGCCCAAGTGACGAAGAACAGCACCAGCATACTCATCCCGATCGTAGGAAAGACGAAAAAGTCCTGATACTGCGGAAACAACTCGGGACGAAACACAAACAGCAGCACGCTCGTGATCGCGATCAGCATGTACAGACCCACAGCGATTTTTCCAAACAGCAATCGCCCGATTGGACGCATCCAGCCCAAGTCCTGCCTTACCGCCGCTACTTGTGCCACCGAGGTGAGCAGTAGACCGTCCAGACTGCGAACAAGCTCCAACTCCAGCAGTGTCTCGCCAAAGTCGAGAAAATCCACTTCAATTCCTTCGCCGTCCAGTAACTGCGCCTGCGCTTCGCCCAACGTGCGGGAACCGTCAAGCAATCGGACGGCCGCGACGCCTTCATAGGGAATTCGGATGAAGTTTTCCGTCACCGGATCGCCGACGGTGTATTCCTCCCCGTCCGGTTGGATCGACAGGTGGCTGACATCGAGCACAGAGTTCAGCGTCACAGCGCTCATGCCTGCAACGCCTCCGCTTGGGACACCTGGATCAGTTCCTCCAGCTCCACAGGCTCAATACCTGCCCGCTCGTGTTTGCCCGCACCGCATGTCGGACAATTTTCAAGACGCGTGAAAGGGTCGCTCTGCTTCATCGCCATCGTCACCAGATCCATCTCCATCGTCGTCGACGGCAGCATCGGCTCCGCATAACCGGCCAGATGTTTCGCCACCTCCGAGGTGATGAAGCCGCTGAGCAGCGCCACATGCGGTGACATCGCCGTATTGCGGCTTTCAAACACCTGCCCGTACAGTGCCCGCAACTGCATGGCCGCGTCCGGATCGAGGCGCAGGCAATGGATCAGAAAGCAGTCGTAACACCCGTGCGAATGTGGCAAAAAGCGCTGCCAGAGCAGCCGGTTGTTGGTCACCCCGCCAAGCAGCATCGGCTTCTCCAGATGAACACAAGCCGAGTTGACCCAGCGCGAGGCGATCATCGTCGGCGTGTCGATCCCGTTGATCACAAGATCTGCGTCGGCGATCACGTCCAACAACGATTCGGCCGTGGTGACCTTTTGGTTGTAGGTCACGACCTCAAGATCACGGTTCAGGCGGCGCAGGTGTTCTGCAACCGCGTCTGTCTTCAGCTTGCCGATGTCGTCTTCGCGGTAGATGTATTGGCGGTTCAAGTTGCTCAGCTCGACCCGGTCGCAATCCAGTCCGATGATCTTGCCGACGCCAAGGCCAGCCAGCCCGGCTGCCATCAGCGAAGCACCGCCCAGCCCCAGCACTGCCACCGTCGAGTCCTTCAGGCGCTGCTGGTACTCCAACTTGCTTTGCTCCAGCGTCGAGTAGTTGGTGAAATAGGTCAGGTTTGCCCGGTAACGATCCAGATCACGCTCGGTCAAATTCCCGACCGGTGCAGCTGCG
Above is a window of Tumebacillus sp. BK434 DNA encoding:
- a CDS encoding ThiF family adenylyltransferase, producing MRPKFKPILKPLMRNGDFLRVGMETNVYDLEDPDGQIERFLSSLDGTLTIDDIAAASGLSGEEVQGALETFNELGFLDDAAAPVGNLTERDLDRYRANLTYFTNYSTLEQSKLEYQQRLKDSTVAVLGLGGASLMAAGLAGLGVGKIIGLDCDRVELSNLNRQYIYREDDIGKLKTDAVAEHLRRLNRDLEVVTYNQKVTTAESLLDVIADADLVINGIDTPTMIASRWVNSACVHLEKPMLLGGVTNNRLLWQRFLPHSHGCYDCFLIHCLRLDPDAAMQLRALYGQVFESRNTAMSPHVALLSGFITSEVAKHLAGYAEPMLPSTTMEMDLVTMAMKQSDPFTRLENCPTCGAGKHERAGIEPVELEELIQVSQAEALQA